In Nitratireductor basaltis, the following are encoded in one genomic region:
- a CDS encoding Ldh family oxidoreductase, whose product MVHRQAVSVDALAELVDEILQKAGLSALHAGALMRVIVAGERDACKSHGVYRLEGCLRTIKAGKVETHANPVFSADEGAILRIDADGGFANAAFELGAPRLVERAHELGMAALVINDCTHFSALWPEIEALTDKGVAAMAMCPSYASVAPSGGTAPLLGTNPFAFGWPRKDQPPYVFDFATSVAARGEIELHRQAGKPLPEGWAIDREGNPTTDPAAALEGAMLPFGSHKGSAISTMIELLAGVMIGDLTSPEALEALGTTTLAPAHGELILAFDPTRFANGRPGDPFERAETLFEAIAGQGARLPSQRRFAARKKSLTEGIELSAEEWSMLERLKEKGLAAV is encoded by the coding sequence TTGGTGCATCGGCAAGCTGTTTCAGTGGACGCGCTCGCAGAACTGGTTGACGAAATCCTCCAAAAGGCGGGTCTGTCGGCACTTCATGCAGGAGCGCTCATGCGGGTCATCGTGGCCGGTGAGCGCGACGCTTGTAAGTCCCATGGTGTTTATCGTCTGGAAGGATGCCTGCGTACCATAAAGGCTGGCAAGGTCGAAACCCATGCCAATCCTGTATTTTCTGCCGATGAAGGTGCAATTTTGCGCATTGACGCCGATGGCGGCTTCGCCAATGCGGCATTCGAGCTTGGCGCACCACGCCTGGTGGAGCGCGCGCATGAACTTGGAATGGCCGCGCTTGTCATCAATGACTGCACCCATTTTTCAGCCCTTTGGCCCGAGATCGAGGCGCTCACGGACAAGGGCGTCGCAGCCATGGCCATGTGTCCCAGCTATGCCAGCGTTGCGCCTTCCGGCGGCACAGCCCCCCTTCTCGGCACGAATCCCTTTGCCTTTGGATGGCCGCGCAAGGACCAGCCACCATATGTCTTCGATTTTGCAACCAGTGTCGCAGCACGTGGTGAAATCGAACTGCACCGTCAGGCCGGCAAACCTTTGCCCGAGGGCTGGGCCATCGACAGGGAGGGCAACCCGACCACGGATCCGGCCGCTGCGCTGGAAGGCGCCATGCTTCCATTCGGCAGTCACAAAGGCTCGGCCATATCGACGATGATCGAGCTTCTGGCCGGCGTGATGATCGGCGATCTCACGAGTCCCGAGGCATTGGAGGCGCTCGGAACGACCACGCTCGCCCCTGCGCATGGCGAACTGATCCTGGCATTCGACCCGACCCGCTTCGCCAATGGGCGCCCGGGCGATCCATTCGAGCGTGCAGAAACGCTGTTCGAAGCCATCGCCGGCCAAGGCGCACGCCTGCCATCCCAGCGCCGATTTGCTGCACGCAAGAAATCACTTACTGAGGGTATCGAGCTGAGTGCCGAAGAGTGGTCGATGCTTGAGCGTCTGAAAGAAAAGGGCCTTGCGGCCGTCTGA
- a CDS encoding GntR family transcriptional regulator, whose amino-acid sequence MSEGASSPVKGERKRGSGVQYVYDVLRDEILDLALAPGSPIDEIQLSKRLSMSRTPIREALVRLAGEGLVTTLPNRSTVVSNIDFLNLHAFFDAITLMYRVTTRLAAQHHMPGDLDVIRERQAEFANAVEAQDALSMIATNREFHAAIAAAGRNPYYEGLFQRLLDEGRRLLRLYYSSYNDRLPHRYVVEHEDIIAAIEARDIERADRLGREHADQIVAQIRSLIARDDRQTIDL is encoded by the coding sequence GTGTCGGAAGGTGCATCTTCACCTGTAAAGGGTGAGCGCAAGCGCGGATCGGGCGTGCAATATGTCTATGATGTCCTGCGCGACGAGATACTCGATCTGGCCCTGGCGCCCGGCTCGCCGATTGACGAGATCCAGCTTTCCAAGCGGCTTTCCATGTCGCGGACCCCGATCCGTGAGGCGCTTGTGCGTCTGGCAGGCGAGGGGCTTGTCACCACGCTGCCAAACCGCTCGACCGTTGTTTCGAATATCGATTTCCTCAATCTTCACGCGTTTTTCGATGCGATCACCTTGATGTATCGCGTAACCACGCGATTGGCTGCCCAGCACCATATGCCGGGTGACCTGGATGTGATCCGGGAGCGCCAGGCGGAATTTGCCAATGCCGTCGAGGCTCAGGATGCGCTCTCCATGATCGCTACGAACCGGGAATTCCACGCCGCAATCGCCGCGGCAGGACGCAATCCATATTATGAGGGCCTGTTTCAAAGGCTTCTGGACGAGGGGCGCCGGCTGCTTCGGCTCTACTACTCATCCTATAATGATCGACTGCCTCACCGTTACGTCGTTGAGCATGAAGACATCATCGCTGCGATCGAGGCTCGGGATATCGAGCGGGCGGATCGTCTGGGAAGAGAACATGCAGACCAGATCGTCGCCCAGATCCGTAGCCTCATTGCGCGCGACGATCGTCAGACCATAGACCTGTAG
- a CDS encoding dihydrodipicolinate synthase family protein: MTDHIFSGCIPALMTPCTEDRQPDFGALVRKGKALVEAGMRGVVYCGSMGDWPLLTDEQRMEGVKRLVEAGVPVIVGTGAVNTKSAVAHAAHAAEVGAQGLMVIPRVLSRGSSSTAQKNHFKAILAAAPDLPAVIYNSPYYGFATRADLFFALRAEHPNLVGFKEFGGAKDLTYAAENITSGDPEIKLMIGVDTTVFHGYVNCGASGAITGIGNVFPKEVLHLVALSEAAAAGDADARIRAQELDAALHVLSTFDEGPDLVLYFKYLLVLNGEEEYALHFNEDDALTDSQRGYAERQYKLFRNWYAEWSKQPGAVTKYAA; the protein is encoded by the coding sequence ATGACCGACCACATCTTTTCAGGCTGTATTCCGGCCTTGATGACACCCTGCACCGAAGACCGGCAGCCGGATTTCGGTGCCCTGGTTCGCAAGGGCAAGGCTCTTGTCGAGGCGGGAATGCGCGGTGTGGTCTATTGCGGTTCCATGGGTGACTGGCCGCTGCTCACCGATGAGCAGCGCATGGAAGGCGTGAAGCGCCTCGTCGAGGCCGGCGTGCCGGTGATTGTCGGCACTGGTGCCGTCAATACGAAAAGCGCTGTCGCCCATGCGGCACATGCGGCGGAAGTTGGTGCGCAGGGACTGATGGTCATTCCACGCGTCCTGTCGCGCGGCTCCTCTTCGACCGCCCAGAAGAACCACTTCAAGGCGATTCTTGCAGCTGCACCGGATCTGCCTGCAGTTATCTACAACAGCCCCTATTATGGCTTCGCCACGCGCGCGGATCTCTTTTTCGCTCTGCGCGCGGAACATCCGAACCTCGTCGGCTTCAAGGAGTTCGGCGGGGCGAAGGACCTGACCTATGCAGCCGAGAACATCACCAGCGGTGATCCGGAGATCAAGCTGATGATCGGTGTCGATACGACCGTCTTCCACGGATACGTGAATTGCGGCGCATCGGGTGCGATCACCGGCATCGGGAACGTGTTCCCTAAGGAAGTTCTGCATCTTGTTGCATTGTCGGAGGCAGCTGCTGCGGGTGATGCGGATGCACGTATACGTGCGCAGGAGCTTGACGCAGCGCTCCATGTCCTCTCGACCTTCGACGAGGGCCCGGATCTCGTGCTCTATTTCAAGTATCTCCTGGTGCTGAATGGCGAGGAAGAATACGCACTGCACTTCAATGAAGATGATGCTCTGACAGACAGCCAGCGTGGCTACGCCGAGCGTCAGTACAAGCTTTTCCGCAACTGGTATGCGGAATGGAGCAAGCAGCCGGGTGCGGTGACCAAATACGCGGCTTGA
- a CDS encoding autotransporter domain-containing protein — MATTAFVGILPASAYAQEVIDGGATETVIGGGGGTQASPWNISGELHVGDVSTGTLEISNGGSGGSVSSDAGYIGRSSTGQGDVSVDGTDSNWTSSGQIWVGYDGVGELNISGGARVSDTTGNIAFDPASIGVVTVTGADSSWENVNTIYVAEGGTGYLTVSDSGSVSVGPLGGAIRIANDAGAYGEVTVTGAGSKLEVPDGDLTVGYGGTGLLNIQDLATVTADDVTIGRTSTAVGTVNVESGGVLDVSASGSTLTIGYSSGSEGTLTVSDGLVDVGRTTTLGDHSGSSGVLEISSASGQLQTRNLFVGEGGTGTLNVVDGTVTVDVDMTVGAQAGSSGEVVNDGGVIDVGFDLSVGDFGTGTMVIENGGTLSTGGFTNIGEITGMGALTVTGTGTTWNIGNLTYVGTGGTGNIVISDDAQVNDSGFALYLGSHDSAGLGTLQINNADWSNVGQVLLGGDPGAQGALTIEAGGTLSSDDHVFIGDLGDGIALVAGSGSSLSASGGLYLGNSVGGTGTLSIEDGGEVVIGDNITIAADDSTVGTLDITGQTSRLETGNELLVGDRGTGTLNIIDGSVYADSTVSLGYAPDGEGTVLVDGATASLSSNSALFIAEEGTGSLTIANGGTVSVSGRTYLGYNAASDGVLNIGAAAGESAEGSGTLDTAELWFGDHEDARLVFNHTDTDYAFEADMIGEGRIYHVAGETRLAGDSSGFSGVTSISGGALLVNGSLGGNIVAMSGGVLGGSGTFSGLVSMESGGILAPGNSIGTAHIGNMIFNSGSIYEVEIRGGGNTAGVHNDLLEASGSVTINGGTVRVTPENGADDGSAYDAPETYTILTAGSITGRFGDVTDDYVFLDFTDSYDAENVYLTSEQVADVSDIADTPNQEAGAPALEDPESDNPIHEKLIALTGNEEDARAVLDDLTGEIHSSAKTAILEDSRFLREAAMDRLRFTLGGVATRRSGQADGQLPAGSGIWGRGFGSWSQWASDGNAAAMDRSIGGFLMGGDAPVWDSARLGVLGGYSRSSFNVSDRNSTATADTYTLGVYGGGNWETLTLTGGLAHSWHSLATSRSVSFGDFSDSLAADYSARTLQAWGEAAYSFKTDAVEIEPFVNLAHVHLTNEAFTERGGAAALNIGSTAVDATFMTLGLRGQTEVALGNAYGTLRGMVGWRHAFGDAPTSRMAFASGGGSFSIAGVSPARDSLVVDIGWDVNLADDATLGFAYGGQFGSSVQEHSANLNLNLQF, encoded by the coding sequence ATGGCCACAACTGCCTTTGTCGGTATCCTACCGGCAAGTGCTTATGCGCAGGAGGTCATAGACGGGGGCGCAACCGAGACCGTGATCGGCGGCGGTGGCGGCACGCAGGCCAGTCCCTGGAACATATCCGGTGAGCTTCATGTGGGTGATGTCAGCACCGGCACGCTCGAAATCTCAAATGGCGGGAGCGGCGGCAGCGTTTCCAGTGATGCCGGCTATATTGGCCGCAGTTCGACCGGCCAAGGTGACGTATCCGTGGATGGTACAGATTCGAACTGGACATCGAGTGGCCAGATCTGGGTCGGTTATGACGGTGTCGGCGAACTCAACATATCGGGCGGCGCCCGCGTTTCGGATACCACCGGAAACATAGCGTTCGACCCCGCTTCCATTGGCGTTGTTACTGTTACCGGCGCGGACTCATCCTGGGAGAACGTCAACACCATCTATGTTGCAGAAGGCGGAACCGGCTATCTGACCGTCTCCGATAGCGGCTCCGTCAGTGTTGGTCCATTAGGCGGTGCCATCCGTATTGCAAATGACGCAGGCGCCTATGGTGAGGTCACTGTCACTGGCGCAGGATCAAAACTGGAGGTCCCTGATGGTGATCTGACCGTTGGCTATGGCGGCACCGGGCTTTTGAACATTCAGGACTTGGCAACGGTCACGGCGGACGACGTCACCATCGGACGGACGAGTACGGCTGTCGGCACGGTCAATGTCGAATCCGGCGGTGTACTCGATGTCTCCGCCTCGGGAAGCACTCTCACGATCGGGTACTCAAGCGGTAGCGAGGGCACACTCACTGTCTCGGATGGACTTGTCGACGTCGGCAGAACAACGACGCTCGGTGATCACAGCGGCTCCAGTGGCGTTCTCGAAATCAGTTCTGCAAGCGGACAATTGCAAACCCGGAACCTCTTCGTTGGCGAAGGGGGAACCGGCACGCTCAATGTCGTCGACGGTACGGTAACAGTTGATGTCGACATGACCGTCGGCGCACAGGCGGGAAGCAGTGGCGAGGTCGTCAATGACGGAGGCGTGATCGATGTCGGGTTCGATCTGTCCGTCGGTGATTTCGGCACGGGAACGATGGTCATCGAAAACGGAGGCACGTTGTCGACGGGTGGTTTCACCAATATTGGCGAAATCACCGGCATGGGAGCACTCACCGTTACGGGCACCGGCACCACCTGGAACATCGGCAACCTGACCTATGTCGGCACCGGCGGGACGGGCAACATCGTGATTTCAGACGATGCCCAGGTGAATGACAGCGGCTTTGCCCTTTATCTGGGTTCACACGACAGCGCCGGGCTCGGCACCTTGCAGATCAACAATGCCGACTGGAGCAATGTCGGCCAGGTCTTGCTTGGCGGTGATCCGGGCGCGCAAGGGGCGTTGACGATCGAGGCGGGCGGTACGCTTTCCTCCGACGATCATGTTTTCATCGGTGATCTGGGCGATGGCATTGCCCTAGTTGCCGGGTCCGGTTCAAGTCTTTCAGCATCCGGAGGTCTCTATCTCGGCAACTCGGTTGGCGGTACGGGCACATTGAGCATAGAGGATGGTGGCGAGGTCGTTATTGGCGACAATATCACCATCGCGGCTGACGACAGCACCGTTGGCACTCTGGATATCACTGGACAAACGTCACGCCTTGAAACCGGCAATGAGTTGCTGGTTGGCGATCGCGGCACGGGCACGCTCAACATCATCGATGGGAGCGTATATGCCGATTCCACGGTAAGTCTTGGATATGCGCCTGATGGTGAGGGAACGGTACTTGTGGACGGCGCCACGGCCAGCCTCAGCAGCAATTCCGCGCTTTTCATTGCCGAAGAAGGCACCGGCAGCCTGACCATCGCGAATGGCGGGACTGTCAGCGTATCGGGTAGGACCTATCTGGGTTACAACGCAGCTTCTGACGGCGTGCTGAACATTGGTGCTGCGGCCGGCGAGTCCGCAGAGGGTTCGGGTACGCTTGATACGGCAGAGCTTTGGTTTGGCGATCACGAAGATGCCAGACTGGTCTTCAACCACACGGACACTGACTATGCTTTTGAAGCCGACATGATCGGCGAAGGCCGCATATACCATGTCGCTGGAGAGACACGTCTTGCGGGCGATTCCTCAGGTTTCTCCGGGGTCACCTCGATCTCCGGCGGTGCCTTGCTCGTCAATGGCAGTCTCGGAGGAAACATTGTTGCAATGAGTGGCGGCGTCCTGGGCGGGTCAGGTACCTTCTCGGGTCTCGTCTCGATGGAATCGGGTGGCATATTGGCGCCGGGCAACTCCATCGGCACGGCTCATATTGGCAACATGATCTTCAATTCCGGCTCGATCTATGAAGTCGAGATCAGAGGCGGCGGCAATACCGCCGGAGTGCACAACGACCTTCTGGAGGCGAGCGGCTCGGTTACGATCAATGGCGGTACGGTGCGTGTGACGCCGGAAAACGGAGCGGACGACGGTTCTGCTTATGACGCTCCGGAAACCTACACGATCCTTACCGCGGGCAGCATCACGGGCAGGTTCGGCGATGTGACGGACGATTATGTCTTCCTGGACTTTACCGACAGCTATGATGCCGAGAATGTTTATCTGACGTCGGAGCAGGTCGCAGATGTCTCGGACATAGCTGACACGCCCAATCAGGAAGCCGGTGCGCCGGCACTGGAAGACCCCGAGAGCGACAACCCGATACATGAAAAGCTGATCGCGCTTACCGGGAACGAAGAGGATGCCCGCGCCGTCCTGGACGATCTCACCGGCGAGATCCATTCCAGCGCAAAAACCGCAATATTGGAAGACAGCAGATTTCTGCGCGAGGCGGCGATGGATCGGCTGCGCTTCACGCTGGGCGGTGTGGCGACCCGAAGAAGCGGTCAAGCCGATGGGCAGCTTCCTGCAGGATCGGGTATCTGGGGACGAGGCTTCGGCTCCTGGAGCCAGTGGGCCAGCGACGGCAATGCCGCAGCCATGGACCGGAGCATTGGCGGGTTCCTGATGGGCGGCGATGCGCCAGTGTGGGACAGTGCACGACTTGGCGTGTTGGGCGGCTATTCCCGCTCAAGCTTCAACGTTTCCGACCGCAACTCCACTGCTACGGCAGACACCTATACTCTTGGCGTCTATGGCGGTGGCAACTGGGAGACTCTCACGCTGACGGGAGGATTAGCCCATAGCTGGCACAGCCTCGCCACTTCACGATCGGTGTCCTTTGGCGACTTTTCGGACAGCCTTGCCGCAGACTACAGCGCTCGGACCCTGCAAGCCTGGGGCGAGGCAGCCTACAGCTTCAAGACCGATGCCGTCGAAATCGAGCCATTCGTCAATCTCGCCCATGTGCATCTAACGAACGAAGCCTTCACCGAACGCGGCGGCGCAGCGGCGCTGAATATAGGTTCAACCGCGGTGGACGCTACCTTCATGACGCTTGGTCTGCGTGGACAAACCGAGGTCGCGCTTGGCAACGCATATGGCACATTGCGCGGCATGGTGGGTTGGCGGCACGCTTTCGGCGACGCACCTACATCCCGTATGGCCTTTGCGTCCGGTGGTGGATCCTTTTCGATCGCAGGCGTTTCGCCCGCGCGGGACAGTCTGGTCGTCGATATTGGATGGGACGTAAATCTGGCAGACGACGCGACTTTGGGTTTTGCCTATGGCGGCCAGTTCGGCTCGTCGGTTCAGGAGCATTCGGCAAATCTCAATCTGAACCTGCAGTTCTGA